From Anopheles darlingi chromosome 2, idAnoDarlMG_H_01, whole genome shotgun sequence, the proteins below share one genomic window:
- the LOC125951939 gene encoding ankyrin repeat domain-containing protein 13C isoform X1, whose amino-acid sequence MTATSYPLHECVFNGDTRKLSLLLRTHEIAEKDKHGNTPLHLAVMLGRKECTFLLLAHGAPVKVKNSQGWSPLAEAISYGDRQIISSLLRKLKQQAREQMDQRRPNLVKALNQMGDFYMELKWDFHSWVPLISRILPSDVCKIHKSGCSIRLDTTLVDFSDMRWERGDISFIFRGENAPKDSLTALDNECRCYQHVRHEETELEIEDEVDILMSSDILAAQMSTKGISFTKAQSGWIFREDRRETVAGVYDSDLYTINGLTLEQRKRREHLSRDDLQKNKALMESLTKGGQAQNAEQNGGEIFRRASLQPPPTSSITWEEYIAADTGQYPNLGRELVYKESSKHFKATVAMSKDFPLSIDMLLNVLEVIAPFKHFSKLREFVTLKLPSGFPVKIDIPILPTVSAKITFQKFEFRDDISPDLFTIPDDYKEDAMRFLIYFIDFLIYDLSISTD is encoded by the exons ATGACGGCAACCTCCTACCCGCTGCATGAGTGCGTTTTCAATGGTGACACCCGCAAATTatctctgctgctgcggacaCACGAAATCGCAGAAAAAGATAAGCATG GCAACACGCCACTGCATTTGGCTGTTATGCTGGGGAGGAAAG aATGTACCTTTCTACTGTTGGCTCACGGCGCACCGGTTAAAGTAAAAAACTCGCAAGGATGGTCTCCGCTGGCCGAAGCTATCTCCTACGGAGATCGACAAATAA TCAGCTCGTTGCTGCGCAAGCTGAAACAACAGGCTCGTGAACAGATGGATCAGCGAAGGCCCAATCTCGTCAAAGCCCTCAACCAGATGGGAGACTTCTATATGGAGCTCAAATGGGATTTCCACTCCTGGGTTCCACTCATCTCGCGCATTCTACCTTCGGATGTGTGTAAAATCCATAAATCCGGCTGCTCGATCCGGCTCGACACGACACTGGTCGATTTCTCGGACATGCGCTGGGAGCGTGGCGATATTTCGTTTATTTTCCGGGGAGAAAATGCTCCAAAGGATTCGTTAACGGCGCTCGATAATGAGTGCCGCTGCTATCAACACGTGCGTCACGAAGAGACGGAGCTGGAGATTGAAGACGAAGTGGACATCCTGATGTCAAGTGACATTCTTGCAGCACAGATGTCTACAAAAGGCATTAGTTTCACAAAGGCACAGTCCGGTTGGATCTTTCGCGAGGATCGGCGTGAAACGGTGGCCGGGGTGTACGACAGTGATCTTTACACAATTAACGGGCTGACGCTCGAACAGCGCAAACGGCGCGAGCACTTGTCAAGAGATGATTTGCAGAAAAACAAAGCACTCATGGAATCACTAACTAAAGGCGGCCAGGCACAGAATGCCGAACAAAATGGTGGAGAGATCTTTAGGCGAGCCTCACTGCAACCAcctccaaccagcagcatcacctggGAGGAATACATTGCGGCTGACACTGGGCAATACCCGAACCTGGGCCGTGAACTAGTGTATAAGGAGTCGAGTAAGCATTTTAAGGCAACTGTAGCTATG AGCAAAGACTTTCCCTTGAGCATCGACATGCTGCTGAACGTGTTGGAGGTGATAGCACCGTTCAAACACTTCAGCAAGTTGCGCGAGTTCGTTACTTTAAAGCTGCCAAGCGGATTTCCGGTCAAAATCGATATCCCCATCCTGCCTACTGTTTCGGCTAAGATTACGTTCCAGAAGTTCGAGTTCCGAGATGACATCTCGCCCGATCTATTCACCATCCCGGATGACTATAAGGAGGATGCGATGAG GTTTCTCATCTATTTTATAGATTTCCTGATTTATGACCTTTCGATCTCGACCGATTGA
- the LOC125951939 gene encoding ankyrin repeat domain-containing protein 13C isoform X2, whose translation MTATSYPLHECVFNGDTRKLSLLLRTHEIAEKDKHGNTPLHLAVMLGRKECTFLLLAHGAPVKVKNSQGWSPLAEAISYGDRQIISSLLRKLKQQAREQMDQRRPNLVKALNQMGDFYMELKWDFHSWVPLISRILPSDVCKIHKSGCSIRLDTTLVDFSDMRWERGDISFIFRGENAPKDSLTALDNECRCYQHVRHEETELEIEDEVDILMSSDILAAQMSTKGISFTKAQSGWIFREDRRETVAGVYDSDLYTINGLTLEQRKRREHLSRDDLQKNKALMESLTKGGQAQNAEQNGGEIFRRASLQPPPTSSITWEEYIAADTGQYPNLGRELVYKESSKHFKATVAMSKDFPLSIDMLLNVLEVIAPFKHFSKLREFVTLKLPSGFPVKIDIPILPTVSAKITFQKFEFRDDISPDLFTIPDDYKEDAMRFPDL comes from the exons ATGACGGCAACCTCCTACCCGCTGCATGAGTGCGTTTTCAATGGTGACACCCGCAAATTatctctgctgctgcggacaCACGAAATCGCAGAAAAAGATAAGCATG GCAACACGCCACTGCATTTGGCTGTTATGCTGGGGAGGAAAG aATGTACCTTTCTACTGTTGGCTCACGGCGCACCGGTTAAAGTAAAAAACTCGCAAGGATGGTCTCCGCTGGCCGAAGCTATCTCCTACGGAGATCGACAAATAA TCAGCTCGTTGCTGCGCAAGCTGAAACAACAGGCTCGTGAACAGATGGATCAGCGAAGGCCCAATCTCGTCAAAGCCCTCAACCAGATGGGAGACTTCTATATGGAGCTCAAATGGGATTTCCACTCCTGGGTTCCACTCATCTCGCGCATTCTACCTTCGGATGTGTGTAAAATCCATAAATCCGGCTGCTCGATCCGGCTCGACACGACACTGGTCGATTTCTCGGACATGCGCTGGGAGCGTGGCGATATTTCGTTTATTTTCCGGGGAGAAAATGCTCCAAAGGATTCGTTAACGGCGCTCGATAATGAGTGCCGCTGCTATCAACACGTGCGTCACGAAGAGACGGAGCTGGAGATTGAAGACGAAGTGGACATCCTGATGTCAAGTGACATTCTTGCAGCACAGATGTCTACAAAAGGCATTAGTTTCACAAAGGCACAGTCCGGTTGGATCTTTCGCGAGGATCGGCGTGAAACGGTGGCCGGGGTGTACGACAGTGATCTTTACACAATTAACGGGCTGACGCTCGAACAGCGCAAACGGCGCGAGCACTTGTCAAGAGATGATTTGCAGAAAAACAAAGCACTCATGGAATCACTAACTAAAGGCGGCCAGGCACAGAATGCCGAACAAAATGGTGGAGAGATCTTTAGGCGAGCCTCACTGCAACCAcctccaaccagcagcatcacctggGAGGAATACATTGCGGCTGACACTGGGCAATACCCGAACCTGGGCCGTGAACTAGTGTATAAGGAGTCGAGTAAGCATTTTAAGGCAACTGTAGCTATG AGCAAAGACTTTCCCTTGAGCATCGACATGCTGCTGAACGTGTTGGAGGTGATAGCACCGTTCAAACACTTCAGCAAGTTGCGCGAGTTCGTTACTTTAAAGCTGCCAAGCGGATTTCCGGTCAAAATCGATATCCCCATCCTGCCTACTGTTTCGGCTAAGATTACGTTCCAGAAGTTCGAGTTCCGAGATGACATCTCGCCCGATCTATTCACCATCCCGGATGACTATAAGGAGGATGCGATGAG ATTTCCTGATTTATGA